Below is a window of Halobaculum lipolyticum DNA.
CGCCGACCGCGTCGACACCTCCCTCCAGAACGCCCAGTACCACCTCAAGCGCCTGCGCGAGGCGGGCGTCGTCGAGGTGACCGACACCGTCTACTCCCAGAAGGGCCGCGAGATGGACGTGTACGCCCCCGCCGACGGCCCGCTCGTGCTCGTCGCCGGCACCGAGTCGCAGGCGTCGGGCATCCGCGCGACGCTGTCGCGGCTGCTGGGCGGCGTCGGCGCGGTCGCCCTCGGCGCCGTCCTCGTCGAGACCGCGCTCGGCGGCCCGTTCTCGCCGGCCGGCGCGTTCGCGACGGGGGCGGCCGGCGGCGCCCGATCCGACGGCGGGAGCGCCGGCGGGACGGACGTGGGCGCCGAGGCGGCGAACGCGACCGCCACGGCGACGGAGACCGCGACCGAGACCGCCGCCGACGGCGGGATCGGCATCGCGGAGGCGACCGAGACCGCGGCCTCGACCGCCACGCCCGCGCCGACGGCGGAGCCGA
It encodes the following:
- a CDS encoding ArsR/SmtB family transcription factor, translating into MADIPSSIPGIGGPWSRGDDDADDRDPRVIGVDGDDADAVLAALSSETARAILSTLHESPGPASDVADRVDTSLQNAQYHLKRLREAGVVEVTDTVYSQKGREMDVYAPADGPLVLVAGTESQASGIRATLSRLLGGVGAVALGAVLVETALGGPFSPAGAFATGAAGGARSDGGSAGGTDVGAEAANATATATETATETAADGGIGIAEATETAASTATPAPTAEPTATEVAAETVYTTAASADPTLVDQLAASPGFLFLCGGLLALALVALYARRRGGS